The following DNA comes from Salvia splendens isolate huo1 chromosome 17, SspV2, whole genome shotgun sequence.
aaactGAAGGTAGAAGAAGGGAATTTTATTACCGGTAGCGTTCGGGATCAGTAGACCACCCAGTAACAGCAGACAATACACACGAGCACGTTGATTGTACATGTATTGCTCGTGGTCATCACTCAACTCAATCCACAGTTGATTTGATTAGCTTGTCTGCTTCCAGTTCAATTCTTTTAGATCAACTGCATCTGGAATAAAGCcaagaaaatccaaacaaacatccttccaatagttgacatccttactggggatgtaacccgtcaGAGGCTCACCGTCAGTtttgaggccccataagacctccacgtcctCTAAgctcacagtcgcttcaccaactggaaagtgaaacgtgtgagtctctggcctccaacgttcaatcaaagcggtgataagatggtggtcaatgtctttcGGTTGACCACACCTCAACATCCCGCCGAACCCCATCTCATCTATAACCGCCAAAACACGAGGATTTATGGGAACATCCCATATGATTCCTTCGTATCTTCTACACCGTACGTCTTCCGATggcactcctgcccatatgttattagagacgtgttgtctctgcagatataatacggaggggtcctcaggaccacataagagccgacgacgagaagttgaagaagatgccataaatcacctacacaacattcatattccaaattaaacaacaaacaaacctaaacaaattcaataattacaaacaatttaatacaatatcacaaaatggaacaccTATATCAAACAATTCACAATACACAACttcaacatcataacacaattcacctacacatcataacacaattcacctacacaaaagtAACAGTTCAaataaacaatatacatcaattttCCACCAATTCAACTTACCCAATTTTAGTTTAAccaacctaacaatttcaatttcaacctaacaatgtacacaaaattaacatttcaaactaaaaaaagacattaaccaaaacccacataaaccaaatcaatttgcccaatttttaagcTATCAAACCCTACGATTttggtttataatcaaatttatacacaaattcacttaaCCCAAACAATcgaacataataatcaacactaCCGTCATACAAATAATCCATAtgcacaatatttcaactcaaatcGCAAcacattacaaaccctagctaagtatccaacaattactctaataatgtaaaagataagcatactaaccgaataaatTGGACGAATTTGGGGAAAactagcaccgattgatgaatggaggGCGAAATCACAAAGACACGGACGAATTTGCGAAGGATTTGGCCGCTGCTAGAGAAAATCGCGAAGTGGGTATGTGAGGTTAATTTTTCGCGACTGTCTGCTGCTATTATATGCTTCTGAACAAAGACGCCAATGGTGTTGGCGTCTTTTAGTAAAGACGCCGATcaggttggcgtgtttaacgttaaacacgccaatgaacTTGGCGTTTTATTTAGTAAAGACGCCATCAAGATTGGCGTGTTcaaatttaagtattttggtTAAAAATACAAGCAGAATACGGTgccattgtaaaacgccaactatgttggcgttttacagtatagacacgccaatctcaatggcgtttttacttataaacacgccaacttcatcggcgtttttcccataaatggaattgataacaaaatgggtacatttgcgttattttaaaggccaaGTGGCCTATATACGCGACTTCCTCTACTATACACATTCATACTATAAATATGTTTGCTCTGACCTATATATAATTATCCAAGATTCTAGTATTATATGTTTGTCTAGGTATGATTATTATGATCCATTAGGATCTTTATCATATATTCTCATCTAATTCTTTCATCTGATAAAACGAAGTCTCCGAACTATTGGTTTTATTTAGTTTGATCATATTTTCTCGTGTAGTAATTTCTTTAGTTTAATTTCTTTGCCTATGGATAAACTAAAACGAAGTCTCCGAGTTATTGGTTTTATTTAGTTTGATCATATTTTCTCGTGTAGTAATTTCTTTAGTTTAATTTCTTTATCTATGGATAAACTAAATTGACAATGCTGTTTACGCGGCtgcccccacactccggcccgacatcttgtgagggggttcaatcagggtacgctgtagcccgttaagggggagacCTTAACCCACTGGTTGTCAGAAGCTCATCTCCCAAGGCCTTACACTTTGCCTGAGAGATAGAAGTAACTACACGACAACAACGAGATTTGAacccaggctcattgcagcaagacctgcccctccgttgccctGCGGGCACtaataattttgattatttaGTCAGTAATTGAATGATTTGTTGAGTCGATGAAATCAAAGCCTTtatttatccattttatttAAGATTTATTAATTTCAAAAAGCATTATAATTGTTTATCTAGTACAATAAATTGGTTAATGACTTAATGTTGCAATACTTAGATTTATATCACTAGTCTATAATATATGATACGCACACATGTACCCTTAGCTTGCAAcaatgctaataaaaagtgcttATCACAAACAGAGAAATTAACTTTTCTCtgcctatatatatacatgggCAATGGCTTCATGTTTAAGAACTACACTTTCCAAACCTCTTGTCTTCTTGTTTCTGATTTGCAGATTTTCATAAATGGCGGCTCATCGGCCGGAGTCTAAATTCGCCCCCAGCTTGTGGGGTGATCAGTTCATCAATTACATTTCTGACTCCAAGGTATGTAATATGTACAATCTCTACAACTTTAATTTTCACTTTACTTGTATATTTATTATAGAttcatttataattaatttggtATTAATTGTAGGTCTTAGAAAAAATACTCCAAGATAGTTGAAGTGATGAACTATGATGTTAGAAGTCTGCTAACAGCTCCACAAACTAAAATGATAGACACCATGAATCTAATTGACACACTCGAGCGCCTAGGCGTTTCGTATCATTTGAAAACGAGATCGAAGAGAAGCTGCAACAATATTTCCATCTCAATACGAATTATCACGATGATGAAGCCTATGATTTGTTCACTGTTGCTCTCCATTTTCGATTGTTCAGGCAGCATGGCCACCATATATCTACTGGTAAATATTAGTGTATtcaatatacctttcttgatttaattaggctataaataatactaatatgatTTTATTGAAGCAGAAATATTTGGTAAATGGATGGATGAGAAGGGGAATTTCAAAGAGAGTATTAAGAGTGACGCGAAGGGTTTGCTGAGTTTGTATGAAGCTTCATATCTTCGAACGCGTGGAGAAGCCATACTAGAGTATGTGCCTTCTTTTACTACGGCCACTCTCAAATCAATGATGCCAAACCTCGGATCACCCCTCAAGAAGCAAGTTGAGCGTGCCCTCGTGCAGCCCTTGCACTTTGGGACTCCTAGAATTGAAGCACGAAGTTACATTGCCgtgtatgaagaagaagagcacAAAAACGAAACCCTAATCAAGTTTGCCAAATTAGACTATAACCTATTGCAAATGCTGCATAAAGAGGAGCTCCGGCAATTCTCAAGGTAACATAATTTTGAACCAATAGATGTGTAGTGTTAATACTAATTAGAAATATTCTTGATTTTGTATACATAGGTGGTGGAGAGAATTAGGACTTATGTCGAAACTTCCTTATACAAGAGATAGGATAGTGGAGTGTTTCTTTTGGGCTATGGCAGTGCACCATGAGCCACTATATTCTCGTGCCCGTGCAACTCTTGCCATGAGCGTTGCGATTGCAACTGTGTTAGATGACACGTACGATGCTTATGGCACGATTGAGGAACTTGAGGTTTTCACCAAGGCAATACATAGGTAACATCGAAAAACATGAGAGAGTTTTGCTAGCTTGCATAGCTATTGTACTTAAGTTTGCCGTATCGTGAACTTAAGCTCACCGTTCATGGTTTGAGCCTTTACCTcttataagaaaaaaaacaagttTTGTTATCGATTTTCTTATAGTATTTATTTCTTTACTAGTTTCAATCCATTAATTTCTCCTGGTTTCATTTCATCATACCAAGCTTGTACAACATAAACATGCAAGTATTATTAATTGTTAGCTTATAAGGTGGGATTATGGAGAAATCTCTCGACTCCCCGAGTACATGAGACCTATTTATAAAGATATCTTGGAACTCTACAATCCATACGAGGAAGAATTGGCTAAGGAAGGAAG
Coding sequences within:
- the LOC121773845 gene encoding protein MAIN-LIKE 1-like, with translation MASSSTSRRRLLCGPEDPSVLYLQRQHVSNNIWAGVPSEDVRCRRYEGIIWDVPINPRVLAVIDEMGFGGMLRCGQPKDIDHHLITALIERWRPETHTFHFPVGEATVSLEDVEVLWGLKTDGEPLTGYIPSKDVNYWKDVCLDFLGFIPDAVDLKELNWKQTS